The Halalkalibacter krulwichiae genome has a segment encoding these proteins:
- a CDS encoding 2-oxoacid:ferredoxin oxidoreductase subunit beta — MATFKDFRNKVKPNWCPGCGDFSVQAAIQRAAANVGIEPDDLAVISGIGCSGRISGYINSYGLHGVHGRALPIAQGVKMANRDLTVIASGGDGDGFAIGMGHTVHAIRRNIDVTYIVMDNQIYGLTKGQTSPRSEMGFKTKSTPGGSIESALNVMEMALTAGATFVAQSFSKDLKELTSLIEQGINHKGFSLINVYSPCVTFNKVNTYDWFKENITKLEDVEEYDPNNRMKAMQTLMEHNGLVTGLIYQNTEQPSYQQLIENYSDKPLAHHDLKIDEAKFDELMAEFM; from the coding sequence ATGGCAACATTTAAAGACTTTCGTAATAAAGTAAAACCTAACTGGTGTCCTGGTTGCGGTGATTTCTCTGTTCAAGCTGCAATACAGCGTGCAGCAGCAAATGTTGGCATTGAGCCGGATGATCTTGCTGTGATCTCGGGTATTGGTTGTTCAGGACGGATTTCCGGTTATATTAATTCTTACGGTCTTCACGGTGTTCATGGTCGTGCATTGCCGATTGCTCAAGGGGTAAAAATGGCAAATCGTGACTTAACCGTTATTGCATCTGGTGGAGACGGTGATGGTTTTGCGATTGGTATGGGACATACAGTTCATGCGATCCGTCGTAACATTGATGTCACGTACATTGTTATGGATAACCAGATCTACGGGTTAACAAAAGGACAAACATCACCTCGTTCTGAAATGGGCTTTAAAACTAAAAGTACACCAGGTGGTTCAATTGAATCTGCATTAAATGTAATGGAAATGGCACTTACTGCTGGAGCTACATTTGTTGCGCAAAGCTTCTCTAAAGACTTAAAGGAGCTAACGTCATTAATTGAGCAAGGAATAAATCATAAAGGATTCTCTCTTATTAATGTGTATAGTCCATGTGTCACTTTCAATAAAGTGAACACGTACGATTGGTTTAAAGAAAATATAACGAAACTAGAGGATGTAGAAGAATACGATCCTAACAATCGAATGAAAGCTATGCAAACTTTAATGGAGCATAACGGTCTTGTCACTGGGTTAATTTATCAAAATACAGAGCAGCCTTCTTATCAACAGTTAATTGAAAATTATTCTGACAAACCACTTGCTCACCATGACTTGAAAATAGATGAAGCAAAGTTTGATGAACTTATGGCTGAATTTATGTAA